In Podospora pseudocomata strain CBS 415.72m chromosome 4, whole genome shotgun sequence, the genomic stretch GCTCGCTGGGAGGGGGATCTGTGTTGATCCCATTGCGCAAAGGTGGTGTTTGCAGAAAGCTGGTGTTcgtgaaaaagaaaatcgaATGCCCAAAAATTAAACAGGAGAGAAGTAGGCCAGCGCACACCACCGTTAACCTGCCACAAATGTGGCTTAGGGTTTGGAAGTGACGTTAGGCAATAAAAAACACATGGGAatctggtggtggcagcTGTAAGAAATTAGGCTTCACTTGGCACTAAGCGCCACTCCCGGGTACATGATTTGTTTTCATGCTCAAGTATCCTCCTTAAACACTCCCCGCCCTGCCCCTGACCCTCTTTATTTTTGCAACCATCCTTTTACCCCTGACTGTTGCCCTGCCATCATTGGATATGTTTTACTTTGTAAACCGAGCACCCCGCTCTTGAGAATGCGGGTGCCTGATATTACCCCGCATTTGCCGACATGAAGAGCTGCTGTGCCGTGAAGAATGGGATAGTTATGCCCTCGCCCATCTGACTTGCGGAAGTTGCTTTACTGTTCGGCATCATATACCAACCTGGGAGTTTCTAGGCGGctttcaccctctcccacgcGACGACACACCATGTCACTCATAGAACTTCCAGCCGAGATCCTTCTTCAAATCTTCGACCATGTGGGCTCATCATACTTCCGCTCAGATCTATCACGCCTCAGAGTCTGTAAGCGATGGAACGGACTTGCCCATATCGTGTGCTTTCGCGAGGCCTGCATCACGACCAAGATGCTACGAAGAATGGCGTCGTCTCCGTACGCGGAGTCAAGTCTCCGCGAGATGGAGATTCTCGACCTGAACCTGGAAGGCTTCGGCACTGTCCGGCCGGGGACTGTCTTGGACCCAAAAGATTCCAGCTGGAATTACGTCCCGGATCAATCGTCATTGCAAAGGAGGACAATGGAACTAAACGACGATCTCGTCCACCtcgccaccatcatcaaacaatCCCGAAAATTACGCACCCTGCGCATCAAAGCTATCAAGCCATCGAACCCTGTTTTTGAAATCCGAGAGACGTacctcttcccatccacgTTACGCGCCTTGCTCCTATCAACCAGCAACCTGACCGCCCTGGAGCTAGACCTCTACGGTACTCGACCAGAACCAGAGGGTCATCCCCACCACGGCGATGACGGCCACGTCTGCCCGATGATCGGCGCGCTTCTCCCAACGTTGCAGCGTCTACGGCTGCGCGTGCGCACCATCTGCGCCGATGCCCTTAAACCCCCGCGAGACTTCCCCGGTCCTCTTCCTTTGCGTGTGCTGCTCGTTGACTTTGTTTTGACCGAGGAGCTGGCAAACGAAAAGTCAAGGTTCACCGCACGCTGCGGTGGCCCGGGGAGATTTGTCAGGTTGGCCCAGGTGGTGAGAGGGGTTGTTCTGAGCCGGGCGCGGGCTCTTTTGCCACATATGTCTGCTCCCAAGATGGTGAGGATACTGACGCGTACGTTTTCGGGCGATGAGATTCAAGGGATTAATGTGTTGACTGGTAAGAATATTAAAGTCAAAAAGGATGCGGAGTGGGATGGTGATTCTGAGGTCATGATGGATTGAATTGTACCTAGGAAAGGGAGGAGTTCAGGATTCGGGATCTTAATTTGACCATGATCAGTAGCTACCGACCTACTTATTATGTGAGGACTCTAAAATCTCTTATCTGTGCTCAAAGTGGGTAGCTCGCGAGCGAGCATTGTGGCTGGTATATTTAAATAGATGCTGTTGTCTTTacctcttgcctttgccagGCCCTTGAGCCTTTGCCATGTATTTATTTACCCTCTTTGGCGCCTTTCCCCAGGGTTTATCGCCTTTGCTCACCGCCTTGGGTTTGAGCCACTCAGGTGTTTCTACCGTCACCTTGGCTTTGAGCCACTCAGGCTTTTCTACCGTCACCATGTCCCTATCTCCTATGGATTTATCCATCGCCTTCATATCTTCCACAGATGCTGCTCCACGTGGTGACGGCCCTaacctcctcaactcctcGCCATTCTCCCACTTGCGGAACTTGATATAGTGATACAGATTTTGCGTCCCCCTTGGGCACTTCAgccccaactccctcgccttcttgatAAGCCAGCCGCAGATGTAGTCAATCTCAGTCTCTCGGCCACCCTCCACATCCTGCAACATGGAGCTCCGGTTCTCACCGGTGCGATCGGCCAGCAGAAGAGCCTCTCTGAGCAAGGCTAGATCCGACCAGGCCTCGTCAAGTTTTGTGTTTCCCGAGGGTAGGTCGAGCACGGCACGGACAATGGGGCCGATTTCTGCCACTAGTGAAGACGGCCTGTACTCGGCGGTGATGCCAGTGACTGGATGGTCCGGCAGAGCCCTGAATCTTTCCAAACTCCGAAGCCAACCGTTGGGGCATCTATGTACGACCGTCAGGGGGTTGATGACAGCGTTCATGACCAGCTTGCGCAGCCGGGCGAGTTTGATCTTTTCATAGTCCAGAAACTCGGTCCGAAGGGTTGGGTGACATTTCTCGAGGGCCCGACGGAGGGGATGTTCCTTTTCTATCTCCTGACTCTCGCTGAAGGGTCCGATGTTGAGCGGGCCGGACCCAGCCACTTGGAAGGTGAAGGGGCAGACTGGGCGGGTAGGGTCGCCGCGGCCAAAGACGCCAGTGCTGCAGACGCCTGCCCAGTATGAGGGGCGGTGCTCTGGGGATCGGAAGGCGAGGATCTGGGAgtcgagttcttccttgACACCCATGCCGTtctgcagcagcaagacagTCGAGTTGCGATCGAGACGGGGTGAAAGGAAGCCGACAGGAGTGAGTGTTTGCTGGCCCTTTGTTGCGACGATCAGATTGCTGATGTGTGGTGAGCCAGGCCTGGACTGTCCGATCCACTCGGCTCTGAAGCCGGATTTGGAGTCTTGGGTGTGTTCATCGATCCATTTTGTGATTTTCCTGCCGCCGTCGACGAACTTGTCGTAGGAGTCTTTTTTGCGGAAGATCAAAGTCACGGGAAGTCTTGGGTAGTGTGTTGCCAGTGCGTGTGCGACATATTTGCCGAGGTTTCCAACCCCGAGGATATGGATGGCACGATCTGACAGCAACATGGTGGATTGACTGACTGCGAGTTGCGGTTGAAATCTGGGTCTTCAGCCACTTAAAATTTGCGCCGAGCCAGTTGATGTACTAACAATTTTGCTACTCACCTTCATTTATAAGCCTGTTTTTTCCCACTTTTGCCAAGCTACGACAGGTGTCAACATCTGTAAATCTTCCGTAGTATAGTGGTCAGTATGTGAGCTTGTCATTCCAACAAACGCTCGAGACCCGGGTTCAATTCCCGGCGGGAGAGTAtgccattttctttttcctctaTATCGTTGCTGATGCTATTTTTGCAGTTCTATgctttttggctttttctAGAAGCGCATGGCAGACTAATTCAGAACAGTAATATCAGGCACCCACATTCTCAAGAGTGAGGTGCTCGTAAAAGATATCCACTGTTAGCAGGGCAACAGTCAAGGGTGCAAACACGACACAAAGAAGCGTCCAACTGAAAGACATGAATGACTTGAACATTTAGCTATCTGACTGATCCAGCGCATCTATAATTCCAACTGAATCAAATCCATCAATGTTTTGCATACCAAGAGAACAGTTCCAGACTGCTGAATCTAACCCCCCGAAAAGAAAGCACCAAACTATTTCGTCTCACAACCAGCACTGTCACATCCGAGAATCTCAGACTTCAAATCACGCCCCACCACCTActttccacctccccgccggCTGTTGCCATTCTTCCTCGGTGCATCCCGTCGTCGTCACAGAAACCCCTTTGTAAGGCGCTGTCTTGAGTTGCACTTCAGGTGCAACCTGTGCGAGAGGCGTGGCGCCTTGCTTACGAATCCCGTAGGCAGTCAAATCTCTCCGCTGAAATCCATTGGACAGCGAGGGTTGAGCACGATCTCGGTCCGGATTCCCAATGGAAAAAGGCATGGCAACTTGTTGTGTATAGTACGCATAACCTGACTCGGACCGCGAGGGCTGTTTCTTTGGGGGTGCAGGGCGAGTATACGCTCCCTGAAGGGTCCACTGCGGTGCGATAGCGGGTAAGAATGGTAGCCCGCCATACAAGGGCTGTTGCGGCGGATATGAttgtgggggaggatatGATTGTTGATCAGAATATGATTATTCCCCAGTATATGATTATTGAGCAGGGTACGCCGATACCATCGTCCGAATTGACATTCTGGATGAAGATCTTAAACCTTGTCTGGAAGAACCTTGGCTAGACGAGCCATGCCTCAACGAAGATCGGTAAGAGGGGTTGTGGCTCGAAGAACGGTGTCTCGATGAGTCCGACATCACGGAGCTTGTTCTTGGGGTTTCTGGCCTGTCTGAATACGAGTATCCTGGCGGTAAATCCTCTGGCTCCCAAACGTAAACTCCCGCCACAGACTCGCCCGCCACAGATGCGCCGGAGGCTGGAGGAGTTGCACTCCCTACATTGAAGTGGTTGAAGTAAGTTTGAAATATTTAAGGTCTTTGAGCCtggggatttgggaggggcgaggatgaggtggtaCTGGCATGCCAGCATCGGTACCACCGGAGTAATAATCGCACTgctgctgagaagaagaacatcCAGACAATCAATTCAAGGGAAATGTGATGCCAATTCTGGAAGAATTCTCTGCCAAATTCTGAGGTGAATTTCCTTATGGTATCTCtacatccaccccctcgaTCTTCCAACACTTCAGGCTTGGCCGCTAAGCGCCAACAGAAAATAAACATTGAAACTTAGAAATAAAACCCGGCGGCGATCCCAGTTTACGCATTATCACGATAATCTATTTCCAGCTCTGCAAAGACAATCTATCTAGGCACCATGTCGCTGTTGTCTATCGACTGCACGTTTTGACCGATcgctctcatcatcctcgtggTCGTTACATCCGCATCTTGCCAAGGCTGGGTGAGAGAGCGGTGATCTGATCATTCCTTTGCATTGCGTCAGGCAGCCTGGCCTGCGGCACAGTAGAAGCTACATTTCCCACACCGCGCATTGGAAAAATATAAGATTGTAGCCCTAAACGtctgccaaaaaaaaattactaccgccaccaccgcctccgcgatcaccaccgcctccgcgaTCACCACCCGgactcccaaccccagccccaaaTCGCCAGAGCGAGCGAAAaaaacgccagccagcccaaaaCGTCTTGCCGAAAAAGCGCCCACCTCGTCCAGCGCCGCCGGCGGTCTGCCCCCACCGTatccttccctcccaatATCATTCCTTGCTCTTGCCTAATCTTCAGTCAGCACAGTGCTATTATGAGTAGTAAGTCAAATTTGGATAAATCACGGTACAAGGTCaattgggggtttgggataCCGGTGGAGATCACCGCACGCGCAGCgcgcgaggacgaggtgggcgCGGGGGAGTTCTGGGAGGCCATTTTTATTTCGAAAAGAAATCGAAATTCTTTTTTTATTAATAATAAAATTTGTTAGAGAGGCTGAGCGATTGATGGGAGAGTTGGTGGAGTTTCCAGAGACCAGAATTCAAGATTTAATGTGAGGCTGGAGGAAGAACAGGTGAAGATTGAGCCTTGAAACTCGGAATATTTACAATATCCAACCATGCATCAACTTCCCtcttgccgccgctgccatgcCGGACAGCAGGATGCCGTGATGTGACATGAGTTGGGGAATTCCAACGGGTCACTCACCTTCAACTGAGATTTTCCAAGCAGAAAGTGCAATATGCGCATATGCCAGCTGAAGCGGAAGGGGTGATCTCCCTGATTCTTTTGTGgcagcatcatcacaacTGGTGTCTTTTCTTAACCCCCGTCAAGGGCGTTGCAATTACTTCCATTTGTGAGTGGCTGGTTGCTCATATCGGCCCATCGCGGTCCCGTCTCTCAGCTCTCAATGGAAGCAGTGGCCCTGCCGTTCATGACATGGCAATTGCATGCAGGCTTGCAGCTAGAAGTGCAGCTTCCCGTCCGGACACCGGATACCCACTCGAGGGAAGTCCTGGAGCTGAGTGCAGGTTGAGCAAGCGGGTTGTAGGTCCGTAGCTGCCTGCTCGTGGAAGTGGACTGACGCTCACGAAGGTTCGGTTAAGCAGATCAACAGGGCTGTGATTAATAACTCCATGAAATCACAATGGGGCCAGGGTTTAACGAGCATTCAACGAGGTGGTTTTAAATAGGAGAGATTAAAAAGCGCCATCGTAAGTGTCGCATCTACTCATCAATGTTACTAGGTACTCAAAATTGGAATTTAATCTTTAAATACCATGAGAGAGTGATATTGGATGCAGACAGCAAGCCACACCTGCCACACAATGCTGAATGGTTCTAATAGACGCACAAATAGAATTTAATAATGCACATAGAGCAAGTACCTATAAAAATGCATTATCTGCGTTAAAAAGCGAAAGTTACCCCAGTTAAAATGGGCTTGATCAAGTGGGTTAAGGTTGAGCAAATATCGGCCTATCTGTGGTGGGGTTTGAGTGTGTCCCAGAACTGCATTTGCGCCACGGGAAAGAATGGCAGTGCCGTAGTAAAGTTTGCTGTTCATCTAAATAAACGCTAATTTAGAATTATCCATTTAACTATCAtttttcctttcttcccACCTTCTCTGTCCTCTCTCATCCTTTAACACTCCAATAATTCAGCCGTCCATGAGTTAACATGCTGGAAAAGAGCATAAATGACCTCTTCGAGGACCACCTCGATAGCAcgaatcctcctccgccctaTATATATAATAACGGACCCGTCGTGGATGATTCTGAGAAGCCAAAATCTTCATCATTACAATCGTCGCACCCCACAGAGACAAAATCGGAAGACACGACATCCCAGGAGGGCGGCATTGGTATCTGGAGGCGGGCCCTATCCCGAATCAGCCCAAGTAATTCTCATGCAACAGGAAATACCAAGTGGTGGGGCAAACGAATTCAAGAAAAGCTCACCGCAGCGTATCACGGCCCCCCTACATGGCGTCGACATAACGACATATCGTGTATGTCTACCAAACTTCCACGACCCTTTCCACCTGCTACATGTATCCACCGCTACTCGATCGATGTCCTCTGCTGCCCCCCACCGCAGCCGTTCGCATCTGAGACTGCCCGTTGGCAGCAAGCCCGCCTATATGTCTCGGCAAACGACCTCTCCCAACTCCAGAAACCAATCCCCTGGCGAGCCAATATCGAGGACCGCTGCTGTCTTGACAATGTCCAACTTATCAATTACGCTTACCCTGTCCCGTTCCTCGTAGATAGGCCTTCTGGGAAAGTCAAGGCGTATGACAGCATACCTACAGGGACCGGTCTGTCAGTTGGAGGGCCCATTTATGAGCGTACTATCCAACTAATCCGAGAACACGGGAGgtgtcacacgggcccacgactcagtgcccctagacagtacacactccaaccaacaatagcccaacgatatgcccaggatcagaatatctggggccggcaaccaactgagcccaccggggctcagcggaggcatcacggcgaccaccacgaaggcagaaccagggtgccgatacgggttggttgggcaggagggactgaggacccatacgagctgcaagaagactgcaggacaggaatcatatgtacctattactggtggaatcagtggccaggacgccgaaggaggtgcccggccaaggcagacagataagacaggttcgaggaccagggagctcagaacggtcctggggatccggaggactataagtaggccttgcctttcctacccaaatggcaaggggcaaggaccttgaggccataacagattattatactgagttgaactacctgttccaagccga encodes the following:
- a CDS encoding hypothetical protein (EggNog:ENOG503PDT1); the protein is MSLIELPAEILLQIFDHVGSSYFRSDLSRLRVCKRWNGLAHIVCFREACITTKMLRRMASSPYAESSLREMEILDLNLEGFGTVRPGTVLDPKDSSWNYVPDQSSLQRRTMELNDDLVHLATIIKQSRKLRTLRIKAIKPSNPVFEIRETYLFPSTLRALLLSTSNLTALELDLYGTRPEPEGHPHHGDDGHVCPMIGALLPTLQRLRLRVRTICADALKPPRDFPGPLPLRVLLVDFVLTEELANEKSRFTARCGGPGRFVRLAQVVRGVVLSRARALLPHMSAPKMVRILTRTFSGDEIQGINVLTGKNIKVKKDAEWDGDSEVMMD
- the PAN5_1 gene encoding 2-dehydropantoate 2-reductase (Ketopantoate reductase) (KPA reductase) (KPR) (COG:E; EggNog:ENOG503NY0S); translation: MLLSDRAIHILGVGNLGKYVAHALATHYPRLPVTLIFRKKDSYDKFVDGGRKITKWIDEHTQDSKSGFRAEWIGQSRPGSPHISNLIVATKGQQTLTPVGFLSPRLDRNSTVLLLQNGMGVKEELDSQILAFRSPEHRPSYWAGVCSTGVFGRGDPTRPVCPFTFQVAGSGPLNIGPFSESQEIEKEHPLRRALEKCHPTLRTEFLDYEKIKLARLRKLVMNAVINPLTVVHRCPNGWLRSLERFRALPDHPVTGITAEYRPSSLVAEIGPIVRAVLDLPSGNTKLDEAWSDLALLREALLLADRTGENRSSMLQDVEGGRETEIDYICGWLIKKARELGLKCPRGTQNLYHYIKFRKWENGEELRRLGPSPRGAASVEDMKAMDKSIGDRDMVTVEKPEWLKAKVTVETPEWLKPKAVSKGDKPWGKAPKRVNKYMAKAQGPGKGKR